The proteins below are encoded in one region of Phycisphaerae bacterium:
- a CDS encoding DUF1559 domain-containing protein, with protein MNRHTASSTNSKFEIRDSKSFTLIELLVVVAIIAVLVAMLLPALQQAREEARRTQCQANWHQIGLLAASYQADHQDRMPYLRTDGFYPYGLYDFNYNRDAGFGCFRGYVPAEWVDFKPDYDPQNAMGRGIFSDPAGIPGVGPGNFLNVMYILVFTCSDSAPPWGPTTYTSTWPNPTANYQDNPSGTAMGVCDVFMAGGNPYASLPYVPSGHGGEGVNILRLDGHVIWRPYADFEWVGASTNEPWIGYKRAFND; from the coding sequence ATGAATCGCCACACGGCCTCTTCGACCAATTCGAAATTCGAAATTCGAGATTCGAAATCGTTCACGTTGATCGAGTTGCTGGTGGTGGTGGCGATCATTGCCGTGTTGGTGGCGATGCTGTTGCCGGCGCTGCAGCAGGCCCGCGAGGAGGCCCGGCGGACGCAGTGCCAAGCCAACTGGCACCAGATCGGGCTGTTGGCGGCGAGTTATCAGGCTGACCATCAGGACCGGATGCCGTATCTCCGGACGGATGGTTTCTACCCTTACGGTCTCTATGACTTTAACTACAATCGGGATGCGGGGTTCGGGTGTTTCCGCGGGTACGTACCGGCGGAGTGGGTTGACTTCAAACCGGACTACGATCCTCAGAACGCGATGGGGCGTGGGATATTCAGCGACCCGGCGGGGATACCGGGCGTGGGGCCCGGCAACTTCCTGAACGTGATGTACATTCTGGTCTTTACATGTTCCGACAGCGCGCCGCCATGGGGACCGACGACGTACACGTCGACGTGGCCCAACCCGACGGCGAACTACCAGGACAATCCCTCCGGCACGGCGATGGGCGTGTGCGACGTGTTCATGGCGGGCGGCAATCCGTATGCGTCGCTGCCGTATGTCCCCAGCGGGCACGGCGGCGAAGGGGTGAACATTCTGCGGCTTGACGGCCACGTGATCTGGCGACCATACGCGGATTTCGAGTGGGTGGGCGCCAGCACCAACGAGCCGTGGATCGGGTATAAAAGGGCGTTTAACGACTGA
- a CDS encoding DUF1559 domain-containing protein, whose translation MQRRTRRVSGFTLIELLVVVAIIAVLVAILLPALQSAREQARVTSCGTQLRQIGTACTMYAGDERDWYPPSYDAVGNAWARMQHIYGGYPQGFGLLTPGYVPDHHLFFCEPYSNMAFPTSSSAWNSGYGFAGYLYIGNPRKGVGPDSTPAEFTTDPWPTYSMLGNGIITRGPDRFTDVSKIAATPSQAAYAFDIVSDVGASWTNQCNAHPAGQPPSRGGNVLHADGHVTWYQFPQHWSPGYDGMGLYIPYRGF comes from the coding sequence ATGCAGCGCAGGACGCGAAGAGTCTCGGGCTTCACGCTGATCGAACTGCTGGTGGTGGTGGCGATCATCGCGGTGCTGGTGGCGATTCTGCTTCCGGCGCTGCAGTCGGCCAGGGAGCAGGCGCGGGTCACTTCGTGCGGCACGCAGCTTCGGCAGATCGGGACGGCGTGCACGATGTACGCGGGTGACGAGCGGGACTGGTATCCGCCGTCTTATGACGCGGTTGGGAACGCGTGGGCGCGGATGCAGCACATCTACGGCGGGTATCCGCAGGGGTTCGGGCTGCTGACGCCCGGTTACGTGCCGGACCACCATCTGTTTTTCTGCGAGCCGTACAGCAACATGGCTTTTCCGACGTCGTCGAGCGCGTGGAATTCCGGATACGGCTTTGCGGGTTACCTGTACATCGGCAATCCGCGGAAAGGGGTGGGTCCGGATTCGACTCCGGCGGAGTTTACCACCGATCCGTGGCCGACGTATTCGATGCTGGGCAATGGGATCATCACGCGCGGGCCGGACCGGTTCACCGACGTCAGCAAGATAGCGGCCACACCTTCGCAGGCGGCGTACGCATTCGACATCGTCAGCGACGTCGGCGCGTCATGGACCAACCAGTGCAACGCCCACCCGGCGGGCCAGCCGCCGTCGCGCGGCGGCAACGTGCTTCACGCCGACGGCCACGTGACGTGGTATCAATTCCCACAACACTGGAGTCCGGGCTACGACGGTATGGGCCTGTACATTCCCTACCGGGGTTTTTAG
- a CDS encoding LacI family transcriptional regulator — MANVRSKKTSIYTLSEELGLSPATVSRALNNHPAVSATVRAKVQQVADRYKYKPRFVSNKVTNICVLIQQYDEHPLDFGAFLSQTLEGIAQYCRHEDVEMSLYSSGIHELNECDLVRELRRRNADGAVVLRASNQSEYLVQFDGQRFPYFCLFNNDDRPSERVLLIDDEQLAYRAVEHLIGLGHRRIGIMVSTADRHTGRSRWEGYRRALREHGIEEDDRLAATADATRHRGDLVFGASAIEELLARFPDMTAAFATSEYIARGALAWLYDHGVAVPDRISLVGFDDFPETAYTCPPLTTVRIPYLEFGYEAARQVHRLCRGLEVLLTDETRDKLRCDLVTRKSTGGVGNC, encoded by the coding sequence ATGGCGAATGTCCGGAGCAAGAAGACTTCGATCTACACGCTCAGCGAAGAGTTGGGGCTCTCGCCGGCGACGGTTTCGCGGGCGCTGAACAACCATCCGGCGGTCAGCGCCACGGTCCGGGCCAAGGTGCAGCAGGTCGCCGACCGGTACAAGTACAAGCCACGATTTGTAAGTAATAAAGTCACTAATATTTGCGTGCTGATTCAGCAGTATGACGAGCATCCGCTGGATTTCGGGGCGTTCCTGTCGCAGACGCTGGAGGGGATTGCCCAGTACTGCCGGCACGAGGACGTGGAGATGAGTCTCTACAGTTCGGGGATTCACGAGCTGAACGAGTGCGACCTGGTGCGGGAGTTGCGGCGGCGGAACGCGGATGGGGCGGTGGTGCTGCGGGCCAGCAACCAGAGCGAGTACCTCGTTCAGTTCGACGGGCAGCGGTTTCCGTATTTCTGCCTGTTCAACAACGATGACCGGCCGTCGGAGCGGGTGCTGTTGATCGACGACGAGCAGTTGGCGTATCGGGCGGTCGAGCATCTGATCGGGCTGGGGCATCGGCGGATCGGGATCATGGTCAGCACGGCCGACCGGCACACCGGGCGAAGCCGCTGGGAGGGTTACCGGCGTGCGTTGCGCGAGCACGGGATCGAGGAGGATGACCGGCTGGCTGCGACGGCCGACGCGACTCGCCATCGGGGTGACCTGGTGTTCGGGGCCAGCGCGATTGAAGAGCTGCTCGCCCGGTTTCCCGACATGACGGCGGCATTCGCCACGAGCGAGTACATCGCCCGCGGGGCGTTGGCGTGGCTGTACGATCACGGTGTGGCGGTGCCGGATCGGATATCGCTGGTGGGTTTCGACGATTTTCCGGAGACGGCGTACACGTGTCCGCCGTTGACCACGGTGCGGATTCCGTACCTGGAGTTCGGCTATGAGGCGGCGCGGCAGGTCCACCGGCTTTGCCGCGGGCTGGAGGTGCTGCTGACCGATGAGACGCGGGACAAGCTGCGGTGCGACCTGGTGACGCGTAAGAGCACGGGAGGGGTGGGGAATTGTTGA